In Parabacteroides timonensis, the genomic stretch GGTCGAAGACACTGACTATGAAAGATTTCTTTAAACGCCGTTTGATCCGTCTTCACCCGATGGTTATCATGGGAGCGGTTCTGGGAGTTATCTCTTTCCTGATTCAAGGCAGTGTAAAATGGGACGGGACACACGTCTCTATCTCCCTGGTCATGTTATCCCTACTTTGTTCATTGTTCTTCATTCCCGCCATACCGGGAGCCAATTATGAGGTCAGAGGAAATGGTGAAATGTTCCCACTGAACGGTCCCAGCTGGTCGTTGTTCTTCGAGTATATCGGCAATATTCTTTACGCCCTGTTCATTCGCCGTTTGTCAACCAAAGCATTGACTGTTGTCGTCTTTTTGATGGGCGCGGCACTGGCAGCATTCGCCACCCTCGACGTATCCGGTTACGGTAATATCGGAGTCGGCTGGACATTGGACGGCGTAAATTTTGTAGGCGGATTATTACGCATGCTCTTCCCCTTTTCTATGGGTATGCTTTTATCCCGTAACTTCAAACCTATCAAGGTGAGAGGTGCATTCTGGATATGTTCGATCATATTACTGGGATTGTTCTCTGTACCATTCGTGGAAGGGACAGACCCGATTTCCATGAACGGACTTTATGAATCATTTTGTATCATCCTGATTT encodes the following:
- a CDS encoding acyltransferase family protein, which codes for MQNISSAAFTDSKPHYDLLDGLRGVAALLVVWYHVFEGYAFAGGTTIDSINHGYLAVDFFFILSGFVIGYAYDDRWSKTLTMKDFFKRRLIRLHPMVIMGAVLGVISFLIQGSVKWDGTHVSISLVMLSLLCSLFFIPAIPGANYEVRGNGEMFPLNGPSWSLFFEYIGNILYALFIRRLSTKALTVVVFLMGAALAAFATLDVSGYGNIGVGWTLDGVNFVGGLLRMLFPFSMGMLLSRNFKPIKVRGAFWICSIILLGLFSVPFVEGTDPISMNGLYESFCIILIFPILIWVGASGTTTDTKSTKICKFLGDISFPLYIIHYPVMYLFYAWLIDKELYTLAETWQVVLCVCALNIVLAYLCLKLYDEPVRKWLSKKFLARK